In a genomic window of Corynebacterium coyleae:
- a CDS encoding ATP synthase F0 subunit C produces the protein MNDIILAQAAETVNRYEGLGTIGYGLATIGPGLGIGILVGKTVEGMARQPEMAGQLRTTMFLGIAFVEALALIGLVAGFLF, from the coding sequence AGGCAGCGGAGACCGTGAACCGCTACGAGGGTCTCGGCACCATCGGCTACGGCCTTGCAACCATCGGCCCGGGCCTCGGCATCGGCATCCTCGTCGGCAAGACCGTCGAGGGCATGGCACGTCAGCCGGAGATGGCTGGCCAGCTCCGTACCACCATGTTCCTGGGTATCGCCTTCGTTGAGGCACTTGCCCTGATCGGCCTCGTTGCCGGCTTCCTGTTCTAA
- a CDS encoding F0F1 ATP synthase subunit B codes for MTNVTAFLVAAEGSETLPLENEPSILFPAAYDVVWSLVVFIIIGLLFWKYVIPKFQEVLAEREDRIKGGIERAEVAQKEAKAALEKNNAELAEARHEAAEIREAARARGKEIEAEARARAEEEARRIIEAGEKQLQAARDQVVAELRNEMGQNSISLAERLLGIELSDTTRRSNTIDEFLSELDHVSTRK; via the coding sequence ATGACTAACGTCACTGCATTCCTCGTAGCCGCAGAAGGCTCCGAGACGCTGCCGCTCGAGAATGAACCATCCATTCTCTTCCCGGCCGCGTACGACGTGGTTTGGTCTCTTGTCGTTTTCATCATTATCGGCCTGCTTTTCTGGAAGTACGTTATTCCGAAGTTCCAGGAAGTGCTGGCAGAGCGCGAAGACCGAATCAAGGGCGGCATCGAGCGTGCTGAAGTCGCCCAAAAGGAAGCCAAGGCTGCCCTGGAGAAGAACAACGCTGAGCTTGCGGAGGCGCGCCACGAGGCCGCTGAAATCCGTGAGGCAGCGCGTGCCCGCGGCAAGGAAATCGAGGCTGAAGCCCGTGCCCGTGCCGAGGAAGAAGCCCGCCGCATCATCGAGGCAGGCGAAAAGCAACTGCAAGCAGCTCGCGACCAGGTTGTCGCAGAACTGCGCAACGAGATGGGCCAGAACTCCATCTCGCTGGCAGAGCGTCTGCTGGGCATCGAGCTGTCGGACACGACCCGTCGCTCGAACACGATCGATGAGTTCCTCTCCGAGCTCGATCACGTCTCGACGAGAAAGTAG